One genomic window of Sporocytophaga myxococcoides DSM 11118 includes the following:
- a CDS encoding T9SS C-terminal target domain-containing protein, with amino-acid sequence MKKTAFSFFCSGICKRALVCLFILIHVNALSQNDLPAPQANYQTIPAGSFIIPMDNNYQSIVPAGQAPFNLKAYGLVNSLLQNGIPVKWIINSNKQRDDVDLTALAERVAPGFIAGTTIDFRGGPFIVPDTVLPCGQTTTEIINAFGNNVVVYKLLSNTSADVRYTVTHRPKIAVFNNGGNQQIHMKILDAAGISYDIMDAAHIEELKNCYTFASEPHAEVSQVSQAVIDGVKAFVMSGGNFLAQCHAIDTYESRGFFQTTAGIESVNIKVSHHYPNANMAFAQINGPAMENSGGSIDNYRLKAGSSWRPYTYPIITNLSSDTIIATGAHLIAPSAPGGNVFYLGGHDYSKSGGKQNTTPNLTNMASVNDLRLYLNASLIPSGNTHGIWANAGEPSHILSCTDSVRLGCTEVGPPGSTFLWSPPEGLSCTTCPNPVAKPKITTTYKLQVINTCIAIDTVRVIVAPKPVAQFTNTTVCQGEVTTFTNQSSNSNYWQWNFGDPALGAGNTSSVKNPSLIFSAAGNFTVTLISGTDPSCSDTIVKIITVRPLPDIKVNSDTICLGESILLTASGATTYSWSTGATSSSISVKPTTTTSYIVKGAKDGCISRDTATITVSPLLIPAVISTNVTCSGGSDGRATVNLSGGIPEYSYSWNSNPVQTTAQAIGLPAGNYTVKITDIAGCSSVASVSINQPDPLSATVLSTNALCNSNDGSATVTVAGGTPFYSYSWNTNPIQTTSKAINLSSGNYIVTITDTNACSIIASASIAEFHTMTLTMTSSNVSCNGGSDGSAIVSPSGGIPAYSYSWNTIPAQTTAQAVNLQAGVYTATVTDANGCISTATATVKEPDPLSLYVSSANPTCISSGEATVTAAGGTPSYSYRWNSSPEQTTATAINLPVGNFVVTVTDINNCQMDTTVILAAPPEPIADFSFNSPCVGSPTTYKDHSTLSSGDIIKREWDFGDQVSGIHNFSIEDAPSHTYGTFGTFNTRLIVTSNLGCKDTILKPVEVYPIPVVKFGPFEKGCGAICVDFKDSSTVINGFIQSWSWNFGDPNNPNNTSNQKNPTHCYNQPGTYDATLKVTSNHECSSQLTIPDIVKVYKKPSVDLGPDQKICTEIEINASRMLNAGPGRKYLWKPTGDTVQTIYVYKPGTYNVTVTDENNCSASELVNVREVCPPRLFVGNAFSPDGDGINDRYITHYAHVGKFQLLIFNRWGEIIFESRDPDHYWDGIYREEPMPVGVYAWIITYEGDSEEYRGPYKLEGSVTVVR; translated from the coding sequence ATGAAAAAAACCGCATTTTCCTTTTTCTGCTCAGGCATTTGCAAAAGGGCACTTGTTTGCTTGTTTATACTAATTCATGTTAATGCATTATCCCAGAACGATCTACCAGCTCCTCAGGCAAATTATCAAACCATTCCAGCAGGAAGTTTTATAATTCCCATGGATAATAATTATCAATCCATTGTGCCCGCCGGACAGGCTCCCTTTAACCTGAAGGCATATGGCCTGGTTAATTCATTGCTTCAAAATGGAATACCTGTTAAATGGATCATCAACTCAAATAAACAAAGAGATGATGTTGACCTTACTGCTTTAGCAGAAAGGGTAGCACCGGGATTCATAGCAGGTACCACAATTGATTTCAGAGGAGGTCCTTTTATAGTTCCGGATACAGTTTTGCCTTGTGGACAAACTACAACAGAGATTATAAATGCTTTCGGAAATAATGTAGTAGTCTATAAACTACTTAGCAATACTTCCGCAGATGTTAGATACACAGTCACGCACAGACCTAAAATAGCAGTATTTAATAACGGAGGCAATCAGCAAATACACATGAAAATACTTGATGCAGCAGGCATCAGTTATGATATAATGGATGCCGCACATATTGAAGAACTTAAAAACTGTTACACCTTTGCTTCAGAACCACATGCTGAAGTTTCACAAGTAAGCCAGGCAGTTATTGATGGTGTAAAGGCATTTGTAATGAGTGGAGGAAACTTTCTGGCCCAGTGCCATGCTATAGACACATACGAAAGCAGGGGATTTTTCCAGACAACTGCTGGTATTGAAAGTGTTAATATAAAAGTTTCACATCATTACCCAAATGCCAATATGGCTTTTGCCCAGATCAACGGTCCAGCTATGGAAAATTCCGGTGGTTCCATAGATAACTACAGGCTAAAAGCCGGATCAAGCTGGAGACCTTACACCTACCCCATCATAACCAATTTAAGTTCAGACACCATCATAGCGACAGGAGCACACCTTATTGCTCCTTCTGCTCCTGGTGGAAATGTCTTTTATCTTGGAGGCCACGATTACTCAAAAAGTGGTGGCAAACAAAATACCACCCCCAATCTCACCAATATGGCCAGTGTCAACGATTTACGTTTATATCTCAACGCTTCTTTAATTCCTAGTGGAAACACACACGGAATTTGGGCAAATGCCGGTGAGCCAAGCCATATACTAAGCTGTACAGATAGTGTTAGATTAGGATGCACAGAGGTTGGCCCTCCTGGCTCAACCTTTTTATGGAGCCCGCCTGAAGGTCTTAGCTGCACAACATGCCCAAATCCAGTTGCTAAACCCAAAATCACAACCACTTATAAATTACAGGTAATCAATACCTGTATTGCAATAGATACAGTAAGAGTAATTGTAGCACCTAAGCCTGTTGCCCAGTTCACCAATACAACTGTTTGTCAGGGAGAGGTTACTACGTTTACAAACCAATCTTCCAATTCAAATTATTGGCAATGGAATTTCGGAGACCCGGCATTGGGTGCCGGCAATACATCTTCTGTTAAGAATCCTTCTCTCATTTTCAGTGCTGCAGGAAACTTTACAGTCACTCTTATTTCCGGTACCGATCCAAGCTGTTCTGATACAATTGTAAAGATTATTACAGTAAGGCCTTTACCTGATATTAAAGTAAACTCAGATACTATTTGTCTTGGCGAGTCTATATTATTAACTGCTTCCGGAGCAACCACGTATTCATGGTCTACAGGAGCAACTTCCAGTTCGATTAGTGTTAAACCCACAACCACCACAAGCTATATTGTAAAGGGGGCTAAAGATGGTTGTATTTCAAGAGACACTGCCACAATAACTGTAAGTCCTCTGCTAATACCTGCCGTGATATCTACCAATGTTACTTGTTCTGGAGGATCTGATGGAAGGGCCACCGTTAATTTGAGCGGCGGGATACCTGAATATTCATATAGTTGGAACAGCAATCCTGTACAAACCACCGCCCAAGCTATAGGCTTGCCAGCTGGAAATTATACGGTTAAAATAACTGATATAGCAGGCTGTTCTTCAGTCGCATCTGTTTCAATTAATCAACCGGATCCACTTTCTGCAACTGTCTTAAGCACCAATGCACTTTGCAACAGCAATGATGGATCTGCCACAGTTACTGTTGCAGGAGGCACGCCTTTTTATTCTTATAGTTGGAACACCAATCCAATTCAGACAACTTCTAAGGCAATAAACCTTTCATCAGGTAATTATATAGTAACAATTACTGATACCAATGCTTGTTCAATCATCGCATCAGCATCAATTGCGGAATTTCACACGATGACATTAACCATGACGTCCTCAAATGTATCCTGCAACGGAGGTTCAGATGGTTCTGCTATTGTAAGTCCTTCGGGAGGAATACCTGCATATTCTTATAGTTGGAATACTATTCCTGCTCAAACTACAGCACAAGCGGTAAATCTTCAGGCTGGTGTTTATACTGCAACCGTAACAGATGCTAATGGATGTATTTCTACCGCTACTGCAACAGTCAAAGAGCCGGATCCCTTATCGCTTTATGTGAGTTCTGCAAATCCAACTTGTATTTCGAGTGGAGAGGCCACCGTTACTGCAGCAGGAGGAACACCTTCTTACTCTTATAGATGGAATTCCAGTCCAGAACAGACAACAGCTACAGCAATAAATTTACCTGTAGGAAATTTTGTTGTAACTGTTACAGATATTAATAATTGCCAGATGGATACAACTGTTATTCTGGCTGCTCCACCCGAACCAATTGCTGATTTTAGTTTCAATAGCCCTTGTGTGGGCTCTCCTACCACATACAAAGATCATTCTACGCTGAGCTCAGGAGATATCATTAAAAGAGAATGGGACTTCGGAGATCAGGTCTCGGGGATTCATAATTTCTCCATAGAAGACGCTCCTTCACATACATATGGAACTTTCGGAACATTCAATACAAGATTAATAGTAACATCAAATCTCGGGTGTAAAGATACTATCCTTAAACCGGTAGAAGTTTATCCAATACCAGTAGTTAAATTTGGGCCATTCGAAAAAGGCTGTGGTGCAATCTGTGTGGATTTCAAAGATTCCTCCACTGTTATCAATGGTTTTATTCAAAGCTGGTCTTGGAATTTTGGAGATCCGAATAACCCTAATAATACTTCGAATCAGAAAAACCCAACTCATTGCTACAATCAACCGGGAACCTATGACGCAACTCTTAAGGTAACTTCCAATCATGAATGTTCATCGCAACTGACCATTCCAGATATTGTCAAGGTTTATAAGAAACCTTCTGTCGATTTAGGACCTGATCAGAAAATATGTACTGAGATTGAAATAAACGCATCCAGAATGCTAAATGCAGGTCCAGGAAGGAAATATTTATGGAAGCCTACGGGAGACACTGTACAAACCATATATGTCTACAAACCCGGGACGTATAATGTAACTGTTACAGACGAAAATAACTGTTCAGCATCTGAACTTGTAAACGTAAGAGAGGTCTGTCCGCCACGACTCTTTGTGGGAAATGCATTTAGTCCTGATGGTGATGGAATTAATGACCGGTACATTACACATTACGCACATGTTGGAAAGTTTCAGTTGCTTATCTTTAACCGCTGGGGAGAAATTATTTTTGAATCAAGAGATCCCGATCACTACTGGGATGGAATATACAGAGAAGAACCAATGCCAGTGGGAGTTTATGCATGGATCATCACCTATGAAGGAGATTCCGAGGAATACAGAGGGCCTTATAAACTAGAAGGAAGTGTTACTGTTGTCAGGTAA
- a CDS encoding FecR family protein: MKELGKIDSFKDRIKNKMDDSPVYKGSEDLLWSKVIDNIEENEAKEKSVIIKIHPYIWYASAALVMVSLFIGMLYWKEKQDTGVVATSKQHQKESSQIIENKKTEISVINSPTVDKKISAESDVNINNNKSTELTTQIASEDKISEYDLPDGSHLTLNKLASVEVKPNFKKERSLSMQGEVYFEIEPDKTHPFNIYFGNHRLLVVGTKFNVRNIKEEIYKEISVTEGIVKVFPNNQGKGIEVKAGEQLKINPEGLTESVKTDSYSFIFWKVGILEFKNSTMEDVAVLMSRRYNQKINIAHSISKCTFTGDFTQLHLDEAIQILKITTSYKVEKRKDEIYISGEGCK; encoded by the coding sequence ATGAAAGAGCTCGGAAAAATAGATTCTTTCAAGGATCGAATAAAAAATAAAATGGATGACAGTCCTGTATATAAAGGCTCGGAAGACCTTTTATGGTCAAAGGTGATTGATAACATTGAAGAAAATGAAGCAAAAGAAAAATCTGTTATCATAAAAATTCATCCGTATATCTGGTATGCTTCTGCCGCATTAGTCATGGTCAGTTTATTTATAGGTATGCTCTATTGGAAGGAAAAGCAAGATACCGGAGTGGTAGCTACTAGTAAACAACATCAGAAAGAATCATCTCAAATTATTGAGAATAAGAAAACAGAAATAAGTGTAATCAATTCACCAACTGTTGATAAAAAGATATCTGCGGAATCAGATGTTAATATTAATAATAATAAATCAACAGAACTTACGACTCAGATTGCTTCTGAAGATAAAATTAGTGAATATGATTTACCAGATGGCTCCCATCTTACCTTAAATAAACTAGCTTCTGTAGAGGTTAAACCTAATTTTAAAAAGGAAAGAAGTCTCTCAATGCAAGGAGAAGTATACTTTGAAATTGAGCCAGACAAGACACACCCATTTAACATTTATTTTGGCAATCATCGCTTGCTTGTGGTAGGTACCAAATTCAATGTGCGGAATATAAAAGAAGAAATTTACAAAGAAATTTCAGTGACTGAAGGGATTGTTAAGGTATTTCCTAATAATCAGGGAAAAGGCATAGAAGTAAAAGCCGGAGAACAATTAAAAATAAATCCGGAAGGATTAACCGAATCAGTAAAAACAGATTCCTACAGTTTTATCTTCTGGAAAGTTGGTATTCTTGAATTCAAAAATTCAACTATGGAAGATGTTGCTGTACTTATGTCAAGGCGCTATAACCAAAAAATAAATATTGCACATTCCATTTCAAAATGTACCTTTACAGGAGATTTTACGCAACTCCATCTGGATGAAGCTATTCAAATCTTAAAGATCACAACTTCGTATAAGGTAGAAAAAAGAAAGGATGAAATTTACATTTCGGGAGAAGGATGTAAGTAA
- a CDS encoding glycosyl hydrolase family 8 — translation MKNLFPRKINLLRGLLLVLALCTYRNTQAQDLCNETGQGAYFTGVYRNMFKELLNKNDTEINTKVNNAFQQIFHGNSNQQLYYEVGQDMAYILDVANNDVRSEGMSYGLMICVQLDKQTEFNKIWKWAKTYMHHTSGNLDGYFRWSLNTSGSAKDNNPAPDGEAYFVTALFFAANRWGNGTGIYNYYAEAQSILNKIQSKTGAGGINNLFNANSKLITFGPNSGSYDYTDPSYNLPAFWELWSRWSTTNKTFWAQTPAAARKLLRDASHSSSGLTTDYSNFDGTPKTTSFNGDSHKFMYDAWRSIMNIGMDYHWFKADAQQPVIAERYLTFFKNQGANYNSHYDWNGSNGNGGQSGGLVACNAVASLATSNTALSTPFVQAFWNMAIPSGQWRYYDGMLYMLALLNVSGNFKVWKPACANPCATPAPVVTATLSYELGDAATALTASGTSLKWYTVATDGTPLTSAPVPNTSAPGSVTYYVSQTLNGCEGPRAAITVTVTYTYKIFNTNIAPIIDGTIDEVWNDPLIESISATKILTGTISNSNDLSGTAKIMWDNTNVYVLAIVTDNVKTNDSPNSYEDDAVEFYFDINNDKAKAYGANDVQYSFGWNDGGVVGALPSGRSIEGISFNSVGTSNGYIVEASIPWSTLQGTPVKGQNIGIDFMINDDDDGSGRDKKLSWNAAEDNAWQDPSLFGTAVLAERVITSVQNSSQLNIAIYPNPAEEFIQVQGLQGNFGYTILDNSGRTLQQGRSEGQIKIGDLSSGIYALMIQQEGLNSVVKVVVK, via the coding sequence ATGAAGAATCTTTTTCCCAGAAAAATTAATTTGCTAAGGGGATTACTATTGGTGCTTGCACTATGCACCTATAGGAATACCCAGGCACAGGATCTCTGTAATGAAACCGGACAGGGAGCTTATTTTACAGGAGTTTACAGGAACATGTTCAAAGAACTTCTGAATAAAAATGACACTGAAATCAATACCAAGGTTAACAATGCCTTTCAACAGATTTTCCACGGAAACTCAAATCAGCAGTTATATTATGAAGTAGGTCAGGACATGGCTTATATTCTGGATGTAGCCAATAATGATGTTCGTTCAGAAGGGATGTCTTACGGATTGATGATTTGTGTTCAGCTCGATAAACAGACTGAATTTAACAAGATATGGAAATGGGCTAAAACCTATATGCATCATACCTCCGGAAACCTTGATGGATACTTTAGATGGTCACTAAATACAAGTGGAAGTGCGAAAGACAATAATCCAGCTCCAGATGGAGAAGCGTATTTTGTAACAGCCTTGTTCTTTGCCGCCAACCGTTGGGGTAATGGAACAGGAATTTACAATTATTATGCTGAAGCCCAATCTATATTAAATAAAATACAGAGCAAAACAGGTGCAGGTGGTATCAATAATCTGTTCAATGCCAATTCAAAATTAATCACATTTGGACCTAATTCAGGGTCGTACGATTATACTGACCCTTCTTATAACTTACCTGCTTTTTGGGAATTGTGGTCTCGTTGGTCAACAACAAACAAAACATTTTGGGCTCAGACGCCAGCAGCTGCAAGGAAGTTGCTTCGCGATGCATCTCATTCCAGCTCCGGCTTAACTACTGACTACTCTAACTTTGACGGAACTCCTAAAACGACGTCTTTCAATGGAGATAGTCATAAATTTATGTATGACGCTTGGCGTTCTATTATGAATATAGGCATGGACTACCATTGGTTCAAGGCAGACGCTCAACAGCCGGTGATCGCTGAGCGCTATCTTACTTTCTTTAAAAACCAGGGAGCCAACTACAATAGTCATTACGACTGGAATGGCTCCAATGGAAATGGAGGACAATCCGGTGGTCTTGTTGCCTGTAATGCGGTAGCATCTCTGGCCACCTCTAATACAGCGCTTTCTACACCTTTCGTGCAAGCATTCTGGAACATGGCAATTCCTAGTGGGCAATGGAGATACTATGACGGTATGCTGTATATGCTTGCCTTATTGAATGTTTCTGGAAATTTCAAAGTTTGGAAGCCAGCATGTGCTAATCCTTGCGCTACTCCAGCTCCGGTAGTTACAGCTACTTTATCATATGAGCTAGGTGATGCCGCTACTGCATTGACAGCATCGGGTACAAGCCTTAAGTGGTATACGGTAGCGACTGACGGTACTCCACTGACTTCTGCTCCTGTACCAAATACATCAGCTCCTGGAAGTGTGACATATTATGTATCCCAAACATTAAATGGATGCGAAGGTCCAAGAGCTGCTATTACTGTTACCGTTACCTATACCTACAAAATCTTTAATACAAACATAGCACCGATAATAGATGGGACTATAGATGAGGTATGGAATGATCCTCTTATCGAATCTATCAGCGCTACTAAAATTCTTACCGGAACTATTTCTAACAGTAACGATTTAAGCGGTACTGCTAAAATAATGTGGGATAATACAAATGTATATGTTTTGGCTATTGTAACGGACAATGTAAAAACCAACGACAGTCCTAACAGCTATGAAGATGACGCAGTAGAATTTTACTTCGATATAAATAATGATAAAGCTAAAGCATATGGAGCTAACGATGTGCAATATTCATTTGGATGGAATGACGGCGGTGTGGTAGGGGCATTACCCTCAGGAAGGTCAATCGAAGGAATTTCCTTTAACAGCGTAGGCACCTCAAACGGATATATCGTTGAGGCCAGTATTCCATGGAGTACTTTGCAGGGTACGCCAGTCAAAGGTCAGAACATTGGTATTGACTTTATGATCAATGATGATGACGACGGTAGTGGAAGGGATAAAAAACTGTCATGGAATGCTGCTGAAGATAATGCATGGCAAGATCCTTCCCTTTTTGGAACTGCGGTTCTGGCAGAAAGGGTTATAACAAGCGTACAGAATAGCAGTCAACTTAATATCGCCATATATCCAAACCCTGCAGAAGAATTTATCCAGGTCCAAGGATTGCAGGGGAATTTTGGATACACCATTTTGGATAATTCAGGCAGAACGCTCCAGCAAGGCAGAAGCGAAGGTCAAATTAAAATAGGTGATCTGAGCTCCGGGATATATGCTCTGATGATTCAGCAAGAGGGCTTAAATAGTGTAGTGAAGGTAGTGGTTAAATAA
- a CDS encoding RNA polymerase sigma factor: MDKSIITAAAEGDKQAFRTIFNYFVPRLRPIALRYARTEFEAEDILQEAFVKVYRNLKTYKFEGSFEGWIKRIVINTALNHYDKYKKDYQLDNIEIYEEEELGSEEAKDIDEVESSELLSILQKLPNGYRLVMNLYVLEEYSHKEIGQALGISEGSARSQYSKARKHIKKLLAGLRNNNKANLINKDSTI; the protein is encoded by the coding sequence ATGGACAAATCAATAATAACAGCTGCGGCAGAGGGTGATAAACAAGCTTTCAGAACTATATTCAATTATTTTGTGCCAAGATTGAGGCCCATAGCACTGAGATATGCAAGAACGGAATTTGAAGCAGAAGACATCCTTCAGGAAGCGTTTGTAAAAGTTTATCGTAACCTGAAAACATATAAGTTCGAAGGATCCTTTGAAGGCTGGATTAAAAGAATTGTGATCAATACTGCATTAAATCACTACGACAAATATAAAAAAGACTACCAGCTTGATAATATTGAAATCTATGAAGAAGAAGAACTAGGATCTGAAGAGGCCAAAGATATTGATGAAGTTGAATCTTCAGAACTTTTATCCATCTTACAGAAACTCCCCAATGGATACAGACTTGTAATGAATCTGTACGTATTAGAAGAGTATTCACATAAAGAAATCGGGCAAGCCCTTGGTATCTCAGAAGGAAGTGCCCGTTCGCAATATTCAAAAGCTCGTAAACATATAAAAAAATTACTAGCAGGGCTGCGAAATAACAATAAAGCTAATCTTATTAATAAAGACTCTACTATCTAA
- a CDS encoding PorP/SprF family type IX secretion system membrane protein translates to MLRAQFPFLLTTFLIYWIFNINNCIAQDIQYSQFYANVLYLNPAFAGNAHALRGMFHQRIQWPALDAKYITSHVSVDSYFTKANSGIGFMVYKDWQGANIISSTESALQYAYELHLSNKHSFRAGIQTSYVSRNINYSGLYFPDQYSSNGYLGKQTNQPTNNDILQYWDFTSGGIFYSDNYWVGVTYAHMNQPNQSFYGEESRLPYKLDFIGGFRIDFEKKNEFKEGYQGRDIYLTPTAHYKLQGKSDQFDLGLYLLYDHLITGFWYRGIPLMKHYRWGLQNNESIVLLAGWRVNSLSISYSYDYTVSKLALAKTGGSHELNITYLYDISRKKKKIMKRIPCPHFYK, encoded by the coding sequence ATGTTGCGAGCTCAATTTCCTTTCTTATTGACTACATTTCTGATTTATTGGATATTCAATATAAATAACTGCATTGCACAAGACATTCAATATTCTCAGTTTTATGCAAATGTATTGTACCTGAATCCGGCATTTGCAGGTAATGCTCATGCACTAAGAGGAATGTTCCATCAACGTATTCAATGGCCAGCACTGGATGCAAAATATATTACTTCTCACGTTTCTGTAGACAGTTATTTCACCAAAGCCAACAGTGGAATTGGGTTTATGGTATATAAAGACTGGCAAGGAGCAAATATTATTTCATCAACAGAATCTGCATTGCAATATGCCTATGAACTTCACCTTAGCAATAAACATTCTTTCCGGGCAGGAATACAGACAAGTTATGTATCCCGCAATATCAATTATTCCGGATTGTATTTTCCAGATCAGTATAGTTCAAATGGATACCTTGGTAAACAAACCAATCAACCGACCAACAATGATATCCTTCAATATTGGGACTTTACCTCTGGTGGTATATTTTACTCAGACAACTATTGGGTTGGAGTTACATATGCTCATATGAATCAACCAAATCAATCCTTTTACGGAGAAGAAAGTCGTCTTCCATATAAACTTGATTTTATCGGAGGCTTTCGCATAGACTTTGAAAAGAAAAACGAATTTAAAGAAGGCTATCAGGGAAGAGATATTTATCTGACCCCTACTGCTCATTATAAGCTTCAGGGGAAATCAGATCAGTTTGACCTTGGCCTTTATCTTCTATACGATCACCTGATTACTGGATTCTGGTATAGAGGTATTCCTTTAATGAAGCACTACAGGTGGGGCCTGCAAAATAATGAATCAATTGTATTGCTTGCAGGATGGCGTGTAAATAGTTTGAGCATAAGTTATAGCTATGATTACACAGTATCAAAACTTGCTCTCGCGAAAACAGGAGGATCACATGAACTTAACATAACATACTTATACGATATATCCAGAAAGAAAAAGAAAATCATGAAGAGAATACCTTGTCCCCATTTTTATAAATAA
- a CDS encoding T9SS type A sorting domain-containing protein: protein MKTKLYLKGLLTLAIVPVFSINVNAQKTEPQGLKSMINSVPPSPLANPHVHSHIKQNPHTESDSLSLVIDAPLTSIFTLTISDTANVVIDTVSVHGGENALLLPIGHYSYTLTDAQGLIVSKGKIDVKAPHVHSHVKQNPHAESDSLILVVDAPLASIFTLTISDSANIVINSLSVHGGENVLPVLPIGRYSYTLTDTQGLVVSKGKIDIKAPHIHSHVKQNPHAESDSLTLVIDAPLSEIFTLTISDTADVVIYTLSVHGGENALPVLPIGQYSYTLTDAQGLIVSKGKIDVKAPHVHSHVKHSPPAESDSLILVIDAPLSEIFTLTISDTADVVINILSVHGGENALPVLPIGHYSYTLTDAQGLIVSKGKIDVKAPHVHSHVKHNPPAESDSLILVIDAPLSEIFTLTISDTAKVVINTLSVHGGENALPVLPIGHYSYALADDQGIIVSKGKIDVKAPKIKSSIRPGHVHSGDTLSIQIDADVAQSFTLNIYTISDSLVQTLTVNGGSNTLPTLSSGFYQYELLNSDGYKVSQGKIAIHPPKVHTLIAPNPSNAGEANISIDAPASEIFTLNIYDAADLVSTQPITGGVTLLPPTLDSGIHFYTVVNAKGDIVSKGRIMIY, encoded by the coding sequence ATGAAAACAAAACTCTACTTGAAGGGATTGCTCACGCTAGCAATTGTTCCTGTCTTTTCAATCAACGTCAATGCTCAAAAAACCGAGCCGCAGGGACTCAAGAGCATGATAAACAGTGTACCTCCCAGCCCATTGGCCAATCCGCATGTACATTCGCATATAAAACAAAATCCTCATACAGAAAGTGATTCGCTTTCGCTTGTAATAGATGCCCCTCTCACATCAATCTTCACTTTGACAATCTCTGATACTGCAAATGTTGTAATTGATACAGTAAGCGTACATGGCGGAGAGAATGCACTTCTTCTTCCAATAGGTCATTATTCCTATACTCTGACAGATGCACAAGGACTTATTGTTTCTAAAGGCAAAATTGATGTAAAGGCTCCGCATGTACATTCACATGTAAAACAAAATCCTCATGCTGAAAGTGATTCGCTTATTCTTGTGGTGGATGCCCCTCTAGCATCAATCTTCACTTTGACAATCTCGGATTCTGCAAATATTGTAATCAATTCATTAAGCGTACATGGTGGAGAGAATGTGCTTCCTGTTCTTCCAATAGGCCGTTATTCCTATACGCTGACAGATACACAAGGACTTGTTGTTTCTAAAGGCAAAATAGATATTAAGGCTCCGCATATACATTCGCATGTAAAACAGAATCCTCATGCAGAGAGCGATTCTCTTACTCTTGTTATAGATGCACCACTATCAGAAATCTTCACTTTGACGATTTCAGATACTGCAGATGTTGTAATCTATACATTAAGCGTACATGGTGGAGAGAATGCACTTCCAGTTCTTCCGATAGGCCAATATTCCTATACGCTGACAGACGCTCAGGGACTTATTGTTTCCAAAGGCAAAATAGACGTTAAGGCTCCACATGTACATTCGCATGTAAAACATAGTCCTCCAGCAGAGAGCGACTCTCTTATTCTTGTTATAGATGCACCACTATCAGAAATCTTCACTTTGACGATTTCAGATACTGCAGATGTTGTAATCAATATATTAAGCGTACATGGTGGAGAGAATGCACTTCCTGTTCTTCCAATAGGACATTATTCCTATACGCTGACAGACGCTCAGGGACTTATTGTTTCCAAAGGCAAAATAGATGTTAAGGCTCCACATGTACATTCACATGTAAAACATAATCCTCCAGCAGAGAGCGACTCTCTTATTCTTGTTATAGATGCACCACTATCAGAAATCTTCACTTTGACGATTTCCGACACTGCCAAGGTTGTTATAAATACTTTAAGCGTGCATGGTGGAGAGAATGCACTTCCTGTTCTTCCAATAGGACATTATTCCTATGCACTCGCAGATGATCAAGGAATTATTGTTTCTAAAGGTAAAATAGATGTAAAAGCTCCGAAAATTAAAAGCTCCATCCGTCCTGGACATGTTCACTCAGGCGACACCTTATCCATCCAGATAGATGCCGATGTAGCACAATCATTTACATTAAATATTTATACAATAAGTGATAGTCTTGTACAGACATTAACTGTCAATGGAGGTTCCAATACATTGCCAACTCTTTCTTCAGGATTTTATCAATATGAACTATTGAACAGTGATGGATACAAAGTATCACAAGGTAAAATAGCTATACATCCTCCAAAAGTTCATACTCTTATAGCTCCAAATCCATCAAATGCGGGAGAAGCAAATATTTCCATTGACGCACCTGCTTCTGAAATATTTACCTTAAATATTTATGATGCAGCAGATCTTGTTTCAACACAACCTATAACTGGTGGTGTTACTTTACTTCCTCCAACACTGGATTCCGGAATTCACTTTTACACTGTTGTGAATGCCAAGGGAGACATAGTATCTAAAGGAAGAATCATGATTTATTAA